A DNA window from Roseovarius sp. Pro17 contains the following coding sequences:
- a CDS encoding sensor histidine kinase: MTINALRYRWIILITIVVGLVVAGFSLIDVRQQMKRMDGNTLSGGPDWYVTNVEFDVLRLENSLLQFSHAQRDANDVHRAFDILWSRLVQMEVSAIRDTLVEYGVDMKVYERLMAALVASDSRVAALGTGPEGKGNALEIFEIFNQFNDDVRDTTLEVVKVSVLESNDFRLSVLGSAKTILYISLTITSVAGLLFLVFALDSVLTRRALIEKEALLQDAYAADIAKSQFISVMNHELRTPLTSISASLSLLKSGTLTQTPEKVSRLIEIAERNCRVLMQLVTDLLDTERFASGKMKFDFQVVDFSELLHRSVQNNQAYADLYGVGINADSIEPNVGITADPARIDQVMTNLLSNAIKFSKEAGKVQVSLTIEAGHAVVAVKDDGRGIPQEDQLRIFERFQQVDSTDRRERGGTGLGLSIVKAIVEAHHAEISLESRLGEGSTFYISFPQASGVLPSEIRTLA, translated from the coding sequence ATGACTATTAATGCTTTGCGCTACAGGTGGATTATTTTAATAACGATCGTTGTCGGACTTGTAGTTGCTGGTTTTAGTCTTATCGACGTGCGCCAGCAAATGAAGCGAATGGACGGGAATACCTTGTCGGGCGGGCCCGACTGGTACGTGACAAATGTCGAATTTGACGTGTTGAGATTGGAAAATTCGCTGCTTCAATTTTCTCATGCGCAGCGCGATGCCAATGACGTACATCGGGCATTTGATATTCTTTGGAGCCGGCTCGTCCAAATGGAGGTCAGCGCCATACGCGACACATTGGTGGAATACGGTGTCGATATGAAAGTCTATGAAAGATTGATGGCAGCATTAGTTGCCAGTGACAGTCGTGTCGCTGCGCTTGGCACTGGCCCTGAAGGAAAAGGTAACGCGCTCGAGATTTTTGAGATTTTTAACCAATTTAATGATGATGTAAGAGATACTACACTTGAAGTAGTGAAAGTATCCGTATTGGAATCCAATGATTTTCGTTTAAGTGTGCTCGGCAGTGCTAAGACTATTTTATACATTAGTCTGACGATCACGAGCGTGGCTGGTCTGCTGTTTCTCGTTTTCGCCTTGGATAGTGTTCTGACGCGGCGCGCCCTCATCGAGAAGGAGGCCTTGCTGCAAGATGCCTATGCTGCTGACATTGCCAAATCCCAATTCATCTCGGTGATGAATCATGAGCTACGCACACCGCTGACGTCCATTAGTGCCTCGCTGTCGCTGCTGAAGAGTGGAACTCTTACGCAGACACCCGAAAAGGTCAGTCGTCTAATTGAAATAGCGGAACGCAATTGTAGGGTTCTTATGCAACTTGTGACTGATCTTCTGGATACAGAAAGATTCGCTTCCGGGAAGATGAAATTTGACTTTCAGGTGGTCGATTTTTCGGAATTACTGCACCGCAGTGTGCAAAACAACCAAGCCTACGCGGATTTATATGGTGTGGGAATAAATGCCGACAGCATAGAGCCCAACGTAGGAATCACCGCTGATCCCGCTAGAATTGATCAGGTAATGACAAATCTTTTGTCGAATGCGATCAAATTTTCAAAAGAAGCAGGTAAGGTCCAAGTTAGCCTTACAATCGAGGCCGGGCATGCCGTCGTCGCGGTGAAAGATGATGGGCGAGGTATTCCGCAAGAGGATCAATTGCGCATTTTTGAAAGATTTCAGCAAGTGGATTCGACTGATAGGCGAGAACGCGGAGGTACGGGACTCGGCTTGAGTATAGTGAAGGCAATTGTCGAGGCGCATCATGCCGAAATATCCTTAGAAAGTAGGCTGGGTGAAGGGAGTACCTTCTACATTAGCTTTCCTCAGGCTAGCGGTGTGCTACCTTCGGAAATTCGGACGCTGGCGTAA
- a CDS encoding molybdopterin-dependent oxidoreductase, translating into MNISKLLSVVILSLYASQAISETVLTVTGKDASGAQEVILYSLDDLKALDQIVYDTVNDFVKTPTQFSGPLLRDVLAPLSLSENAELKLTALNNFQTEIPITDVMNYDVIVALEKRGAPMSIRENGPLWVIYPVSDHPELRAQIYNNRMIWQLIDIEVE; encoded by the coding sequence ATGAATATCTCTAAGCTGTTGAGCGTTGTTATTCTCTCTTTGTACGCGTCACAAGCCATCTCTGAAACGGTGCTCACTGTTACCGGTAAGGATGCCTCCGGCGCACAGGAGGTCATCTTGTATAGCCTTGATGACCTAAAAGCTCTGGATCAGATCGTTTATGACACTGTCAATGATTTCGTCAAAACGCCGACCCAGTTTTCCGGTCCGCTCTTGCGAGACGTGCTCGCTCCTTTGTCACTCTCCGAGAACGCCGAATTGAAACTGACAGCGCTCAACAATTTTCAAACCGAGATACCGATCACCGACGTGATGAACTATGACGTGATTGTCGCTTTGGAAAAAAGAGGTGCTCCCATGTCAATCCGGGAAAACGGACCGCTCTGGGTCATCTACCCAGTTTCTGACCATCCAGAACTGCGCGCACAGATCTATAACAACCGCATGATTTGGCAGCTCATCGATATCGAAGTCGAATGA
- a CDS encoding Hpt domain-containing protein — translation MTPSNAGGMSNGLARVRVRFVAELRVRRARLIELRSQLLNLPLCAEALKEIGQISHKIAGTAAILGFPGLGASASAIDDAIDQIKVWPTAPDPALLDRIDRMISDMELAPEKGDCT, via the coding sequence ATGACCCCATCTAACGCTGGCGGCATGTCCAACGGGCTCGCCAGAGTCCGCGTACGCTTTGTCGCTGAGTTGCGGGTAAGACGCGCCAGATTGATAGAACTGCGCTCGCAACTGCTTAATTTGCCGCTATGCGCCGAGGCACTGAAGGAAATCGGGCAGATAAGCCACAAGATCGCAGGCACGGCGGCAATACTTGGGTTTCCGGGCCTCGGGGCTAGTGCTTCCGCAATAGATGACGCCATCGATCAAATCAAGGTTTGGCCAACGGCGCCTGATCCAGCACTGTTGGACCGGATCGACCGTATGATATCGGATATGGAGCTGGCGCCCGAGAAAGGAGACTGCACCTAG
- a CDS encoding response regulator encodes MKILAVDDDPIILELLTEIAGVVGFTNLTLCASAYEALDVVAEADIPFDCLLLDIQMPNMDGIQLTSIVRKMPQYATTPILMITAMSDRSYIDSAFSAGASDYITKPFEIDEVHARLRLIEELLKGRRQKEDRNPVEMAREASSVVTLADLDKRLALSDIDGCIEYLALENYLLQVSKISLLGMSAVGIVFPDVHRIFQSRSLYEYESAITDVAEAISDCLKPRGFFLSHAGGGHFACVLSEGEAFDAAVFEITVANKVREMDLHFCDGRPLIVIPVVGDACSLQFKSGRGVVIALTRALADAEAVSRAPSVRKVATSWQLKSLLGY; translated from the coding sequence TTGAAGATTCTTGCTGTAGATGACGATCCTATCATACTGGAGCTTCTGACAGAGATTGCGGGGGTTGTAGGGTTCACCAATTTAACCTTATGCGCATCTGCATATGAAGCATTGGATGTGGTCGCAGAGGCAGACATCCCGTTCGATTGTCTTTTGCTGGATATCCAGATGCCAAACATGGATGGCATTCAACTCACGTCGATTGTGCGTAAGATGCCGCAGTACGCGACAACGCCGATTCTGATGATCACGGCGATGTCAGATCGGTCCTATATCGACAGTGCCTTTTCGGCTGGGGCGAGCGACTACATCACGAAGCCTTTCGAGATTGATGAGGTCCACGCGCGACTCCGCCTGATCGAAGAACTTTTGAAGGGCCGTCGTCAGAAAGAGGATCGCAATCCGGTTGAAATGGCGCGCGAAGCAAGTTCGGTTGTTACGCTGGCTGACCTTGATAAGCGTCTGGCGCTGTCGGACATTGACGGCTGCATTGAGTATCTGGCGCTGGAAAACTATCTTCTTCAGGTTTCGAAAATTTCACTGCTCGGAATGAGCGCCGTTGGCATCGTCTTTCCCGATGTTCATCGAATCTTCCAATCCAGAAGCCTTTACGAGTACGAGTCAGCGATCACCGATGTTGCTGAGGCAATTTCCGATTGCCTGAAACCGCGGGGTTTTTTCCTTTCACACGCGGGCGGAGGTCATTTCGCTTGTGTCCTAAGTGAAGGCGAAGCGTTTGACGCGGCAGTCTTCGAAATCACCGTTGCCAACAAGGTTCGCGAGATGGATCTGCATTTCTGTGACGGTCGCCCTTTGATCGTGATACCGGTCGTCGGCGATGCTTGCTCTTTGCAGTTCAAATCGGGCAGGGGGGTCGTCATCGCTCTAACGCGCGCTCTGGCAGATGCCGAGGCGGTTAGCAGGGCGCCGTCCGTCAGGAAAGTGGCCACCTCTTGGCAGTTGAAAAGTCTATTGGGTTATTGA
- a CDS encoding response regulator transcription factor has protein sequence MIVGYVLIGALAGLLAFLVAILLGASFWLAFGLYALVGSAVVILLPAVRSVAGVFVRHNEVPTVKDGWSDTRNPCLAKPSVSNQDSAIETSMTILAVDDDPLILELIPMISAKAGFSQVITAASGEQALKLLANSSMIFDCLLLDISMPGMNGVELCRRIRQIPHYRQTPIIMLTAKRDATNMGDAYRAGVTDYTTKPFDVDELGVRLRLAQEAVHTQGETGEARVESTRHHWSPTRNRRFELPDGLPLECISSLVDHAAFSNYLTKLSHKEVADIQVLAVSIDGIEALQMRSSPQQFASLLQDFAAVAADCFDVDQTIMTYLNNATLLIATNCTAPLSPINIEIDIARRLLRSLSAHGLDENTVIDVSLGGPVQLHCTKANRARILMDRAIALAENRSLDKNGEQVAGSSTG, from the coding sequence ATGATAGTCGGATACGTCCTAATCGGAGCCTTAGCCGGTCTACTCGCATTCCTTGTCGCTATTCTCCTTGGGGCATCTTTTTGGCTTGCGTTTGGCCTCTACGCACTGGTGGGATCGGCGGTCGTGATCCTGCTGCCTGCTGTCCGCAGCGTAGCAGGCGTTTTTGTGCGTCACAACGAAGTTCCAACCGTCAAGGATGGTTGGAGCGATACGCGCAATCCCTGTTTGGCGAAACCCTCGGTCAGCAATCAGGACTCGGCAATCGAAACATCAATGACAATCCTTGCTGTCGATGACGACCCGCTCATCCTGGAACTCATACCGATGATCTCTGCCAAGGCAGGGTTTTCCCAAGTAATAACCGCTGCGTCTGGCGAGCAGGCACTGAAGCTATTGGCAAACTCCAGCATGATCTTCGATTGCCTCCTGCTCGATATCAGCATGCCCGGTATGAATGGTGTCGAACTCTGCCGACGTATTCGGCAGATACCACACTACCGCCAGACGCCGATCATCATGTTAACCGCGAAGAGGGACGCGACAAACATGGGCGACGCCTACCGAGCAGGTGTTACAGACTATACCACCAAACCATTTGATGTCGACGAGCTGGGCGTGCGGCTGAGGTTGGCGCAGGAAGCGGTCCATACACAAGGAGAGACGGGCGAAGCTAGGGTGGAAAGCACACGACACCACTGGAGTCCTACGCGTAACCGTAGATTCGAACTGCCTGACGGGCTACCCCTCGAATGTATCTCAAGCCTCGTCGATCATGCTGCCTTTTCGAATTATCTGACCAAACTGTCCCATAAAGAAGTGGCTGACATCCAAGTATTAGCAGTCAGTATCGATGGGATCGAAGCGCTTCAAATGCGATCTTCGCCTCAGCAGTTCGCCTCACTGCTCCAAGATTTTGCGGCAGTAGCGGCCGATTGTTTCGATGTCGATCAAACTATTATGACATACCTCAACAACGCGACCCTTTTGATCGCCACGAATTGTACAGCACCGCTGTCTCCAATCAATATAGAGATCGACATCGCGCGACGGCTTCTGCGCAGCCTTTCGGCCCACGGCTTAGACGAAAACACTGTGATAGACGTGTCGCTCGGGGGACCGGTACAGCTGCATTGCACAAAGGCCAATCGCGCCAGAATACTAATGGACCGCGCGATCGCCCTTGCGGAAAACAGATCGCTGGACAAAAACGGTGAACAAGTTGCCGGTTCATCCACTGGTTAG
- a CDS encoding sulfotransferase family 2 domain-containing protein, translated as MPLARINNRLLHLVHIPKTGGASITDYMRKKGKVALYSREKLAWARSTPQHLEFDVSRTLVPEGFADVSFAIMRDPLARLLSEYRYRATRHSNQNTVLGHLTAFEGMKVELDWNEEFQGTFDEWVGLVFDRCIEVPHVCDNHIRPQTDFIGPNMKIFLFERGLQKVYRWIDKITDTHEILSPLDWNESRKFDVEVRSNTKAKIRKFYESDYLVIKTLKNTPDDYQIIKNADGPSSGGISSDYEPIAKILNALEHSTPL; from the coding sequence GTGCCACTCGCCAGGATAAACAATCGCTTGCTTCACTTAGTTCATATCCCGAAGACGGGGGGGGCCAGCATAACCGATTATATGAGAAAAAAAGGGAAAGTGGCCCTTTACTCAAGAGAAAAACTAGCATGGGCTCGGTCAACTCCACAGCATCTGGAGTTTGATGTCAGTAGGACGCTTGTACCCGAAGGTTTTGCTGATGTGTCCTTTGCAATAATGCGTGATCCCCTTGCAAGGTTATTAAGTGAATATCGCTATCGAGCTACAAGGCACAGCAACCAAAATACCGTTCTCGGGCATCTGACCGCCTTCGAAGGAATGAAGGTAGAGTTGGACTGGAATGAAGAGTTTCAAGGGACCTTTGATGAGTGGGTTGGCCTTGTCTTTGATAGATGCATCGAAGTCCCGCACGTCTGCGACAATCACATAAGACCGCAAACCGACTTTATTGGACCTAATATGAAGATCTTTCTTTTCGAGCGAGGCCTGCAGAAAGTATATAGATGGATCGATAAAATTACTGATACTCATGAGATTCTGTCCCCATTGGATTGGAATGAAAGCAGAAAGTTCGACGTTGAAGTACGCAGTAATACTAAAGCCAAAATCAGAAAATTCTATGAAAGTGATTACTTGGTGATCAAAACTCTTAAAAACACGCCTGACGATTATCAGATAATTAAAAACGCTGATGGACCGTCAAGTGGCGGTATATCTAGTGATTATGAACCTATCGCAAAAATTTTGAATGCTCTTGAGCATTCGACGCCATTGTGA
- a CDS encoding thermonuclease family protein — MKTIIVALTLALLPIPALAIEKCGTGQRYTCVVDGDTIWLEGEKVRMMGYDTPEPQTNICGGSKEVRLANQASARLVQLLSQDGITIERHGKDRYNRTLAIVRVVGVDVGDILVREGLARYWPDGSEFWCH, encoded by the coding sequence TTGAAAACAATAATAGTCGCCTTAACCTTGGCGCTCTTGCCTATACCTGCACTCGCAATCGAAAAGTGTGGTACTGGACAACGGTATACTTGCGTAGTGGATGGAGACACCATCTGGCTTGAAGGTGAAAAGGTTAGGATGATGGGCTACGATACTCCGGAACCACAAACCAATATTTGTGGAGGATCTAAGGAGGTACGCCTTGCAAATCAAGCTTCTGCGAGATTAGTTCAATTACTAAGTCAAGATGGAATAACCATAGAGCGCCATGGCAAGGATCGTTACAATAGAACGTTAGCAATTGTACGGGTTGTAGGCGTAGACGTTGGTGATATTCTGGTGCGGGAAGGACTTGCTCGCTATTGGCCAGATGGGTCGGAATTCTGGTGTCATTAG
- a CDS encoding calcium-binding protein: MATTGVRMAGGYQYLAATGTEGLSGGDGDDTIEASVAESGQAHLFGEIGDDTFILDLTNNSGRQGHHAYGGEGSDTFNFTNAHLVTSPVVGRLNDFEPSRDVIQIEGQAIDLNNLPLTIALLDGSSVVVRIVEHISSGSSNSADALGLGPQQFLQIGDNVFYALDGARNGGTEHHFINVPSPSDLTEVAYHNEVNFVPYDFYVDLDLRIRVVKHSDDGFNGWRISEYIRGHVNGNVDGEASGAHETIFADNGNDIVDGATGDDLIYGGNGNDLIAGGIDHDTLHGESGNDRLWGGSGNDSLIGGDGNDTLDGGSGSDTLKGGSGDDHIFGGSQDDLIYGDSGADSLLGGSGDDELRGGSDNDTLHGGDGADILRGEDGDDLLYGEAGDDALSGANGNDTILGGEGDDEVYGRADDDLLKGDEGDDLIQGDGGNDTLWGGSGADRFVFKDGHGSDHIMDFDVMEIGEVIDLSDIAKITGFRDLIKNHATDVGSDVVIDTRGGNQFIIEDVQLADLSANDFLF, from the coding sequence ATGGCAACAACAGGCGTGCGCATGGCGGGTGGATATCAATATCTCGCAGCGACAGGAACTGAGGGTCTCAGTGGTGGTGACGGCGATGATACAATTGAAGCGTCGGTAGCGGAAAGTGGGCAAGCCCATTTATTCGGTGAAATTGGGGACGACACATTCATTTTGGATCTGACCAACAACAGCGGTCGACAAGGCCATCATGCGTATGGTGGTGAAGGCTCGGATACGTTTAACTTTACGAACGCCCACTTAGTGACTTCGCCTGTGGTTGGTCGGCTAAACGATTTTGAGCCCAGCCGGGATGTTATCCAAATTGAAGGTCAAGCTATTGATTTGAACAATCTGCCCTTAACAATAGCGCTGCTAGATGGAAGCAGTGTTGTTGTTCGCATTGTCGAACACATCTCTAGCGGCTCTTCGAATAGTGCCGATGCATTGGGGTTAGGGCCGCAGCAATTTTTGCAGATCGGCGATAACGTATTCTATGCATTGGATGGCGCGCGAAATGGTGGAACAGAACACCATTTTATAAATGTTCCGAGCCCATCCGACCTCACAGAGGTTGCCTACCACAACGAAGTGAACTTCGTACCTTATGATTTCTATGTTGATTTGGATCTACGTATCCGGGTCGTCAAGCATAGTGATGATGGCTTTAACGGGTGGAGGATTTCAGAATATATTCGTGGTCATGTCAATGGAAATGTCGACGGAGAAGCAAGTGGTGCCCATGAAACTATTTTTGCGGATAATGGGAATGATATCGTCGATGGTGCGACCGGCGACGACTTGATCTATGGCGGTAATGGCAACGATCTGATTGCAGGCGGGATCGATCACGATACGTTGCACGGTGAGTCTGGAAACGACCGGCTTTGGGGTGGAAGTGGCAATGACTCCTTAATTGGGGGAGACGGAAATGACACATTGGACGGTGGGTCCGGAAGTGACACGCTTAAAGGTGGATCCGGCGACGATCACATCTTCGGCGGAAGCCAAGACGACTTGATCTACGGAGACAGTGGTGCAGACAGCCTGCTGGGAGGATCAGGTGACGACGAGCTACGCGGAGGAAGTGACAACGACACGCTTCACGGCGGGGATGGAGCCGATATCCTAAGGGGAGAAGACGGAGACGACCTGCTTTATGGCGAAGCTGGGGATGATGCGCTTTCGGGCGCCAATGGGAACGATACCATACTAGGCGGCGAGGGCGACGACGAAGTCTATGGCCGAGCCGATGATGACCTCCTAAAGGGCGATGAAGGAGACGATCTCATTCAAGGTGATGGCGGAAATGACACCCTTTGGGGAGGGAGCGGCGCCGACAGGTTCGTTTTTAAAGACGGTCACGGAAGCGATCACATTATGGATTTTGATGTAATGGAAATTGGGGAGGTTATCGATTTGTCCGATATTGCTAAAATTACCGGCTTTAGAGACTTGATCAAGAACCATGCAACTGATGTTGGTTCTGACGTCGTCATAGACACACGCGGCGGCAATCAGTTTATAATTGAAGATGTTCAATTGGCTGATCTCAGCGCGAACGACTTTCTATTCTGA
- a CDS encoding IS3 family transposase (programmed frameshift): protein MNKKSGTSKDAADKLVKNIRRKTRQTYSAEEKIRIVLAGLRGEESISVLCRREGIAESLYYSWSKEFLEAGKRRLSGDTARQATSPEVKDLRSESLALKECVADLTLENRLLKKKHDRGWGGREMRYPASEKLEIIRTVEGSHLPARQTLDMLGIPRATFYRWYDRYVDGGLDALADHAPRPGSVWNRIPQDRRDDLIEFALEFEALTTRELAVKYTDEKRYFISESSAYRILKEADLITAPAHVVIKAADEFKDKTTAINQMWQTDFTYFKIIGWGWYYLSTILDDYSRYIIAWKLCSTMRAADVTDTIELALAESGCDQAVVRHKPRLLSDNGSCYISGDLADWLEDHKMTHVRGAPFHPQTQGKIERWHQTMKNRVLLENYYLPGDLEQQIGAFVEYYNNQRYHESLNNVTPADVYFGRDKAILREREKIKKQTIRQRRLQHQKQAA from the exons ATGAACAAGAAATCCGGAACGTCTAAGGACGCAGCTGACAAGCTGGTCAAGAACATCCGCCGCAAGACCCGTCAGACCTATTCGGCTGAGGAGAAGATCCGCATCGTCTTGGCGGGTCTGCGAGGCGAAGAGAGCATTTCGGTGCTCTGTCGCCGTGAAGGCATCGCCGAAAGCCTATATTACAGCTGGTCGAAGGAATTCCTTGAGGCTGGCAAGCGGCGATTGTCCGGCGACACGGCCCGGCAGGCAACGTCGCCAGAAGTCAAAGATCTGCGCTCGGAGTCACTTGCCCTGAAGGAATGCGTGGCAGACCTGACCCTTGAGAACCGTCTGCTCA AAAAAAAGCATGACAGGGGCTGGGGAGGCAGAGAAATGAGGTATCCCGCGTCCGAGAAGCTGGAAATCATCCGAACGGTTGAAGGCTCACATCTACCGGCCAGGCAGACCCTCGACATGCTGGGCATCCCGCGCGCGACCTTCTACCGTTGGTATGATCGTTATGTCGACGGCGGCCTTGATGCCCTGGCGGACCACGCACCCCGTCCAGGTTCTGTCTGGAACCGTATTCCACAGGATCGGCGCGATGATTTGATCGAGTTCGCGCTGGAATTTGAGGCCCTGACGACACGGGAGCTGGCGGTGAAATACACCGACGAGAAGCGGTATTTTATATCTGAATCATCAGCATATCGTATTCTGAAGGAAGCTGACCTGATCACGGCGCCCGCGCATGTGGTGATCAAGGCGGCCGACGAGTTTAAAGACAAAACCACGGCAATCAACCAGATGTGGCAGACCGATTTCACCTACTTCAAGATCATCGGGTGGGGCTGGTATTACCTCAGCACGATCCTGGACGATTACAGCCGCTACATCATTGCGTGGAAGCTCTGCAGCACCATGCGTGCTGCCGATGTGACCGACACTATCGAGTTGGCTCTGGCGGAATCGGGTTGCGACCAGGCGGTCGTGCGCCACAAGCCGCGGCTGCTCAGCGACAACGGCTCATGCTATATCTCTGGCGATCTGGCCGATTGGCTGGAGGATCACAAAATGACGCACGTCCGCGGGGCGCCATTCCACCCACAGACACAAGGCAAGATCGAACGCTGGCACCAAACTATGAAGAACCGGGTTCTGCTGGAGAATTACTACCTGCCCGGCGATCTCGAGCAGCAGATCGGGGCCTTCGTCGAATATTACAATAACCAACGATACCACGAGAGTCTGAACAACGTCACACCCGCCGACGTCTACTTCGGCCGCGATAAAGCCATTCTCAGGGAAAGGGAGAAGATCAAGAAACAGACAATCCGACAGCGCCGCTTGCAACACCAGAAACAAGCCGCATAA
- a CDS encoding glutaredoxin family protein, producing MPQDTAKTAQLYRMVMPDHLCPYGLKSKDLLDREGYEVEDHHLTTREETDVFMKRHGVETTPQTWINNERIGGYDDLRVHFGIDKPESERSDASYKPVIAIFSVAFLMSLGLSWFAFESVVTLRAFEWFIAISMCFLAVQKLQDIESFSTMFLNYDLLARRWVRYGYIYPFGEALAGILMVAGALTWLSAPVALFIGTIGAASVAKAVYIDKRDLKCACVGGSSNVPLGFVSLTENLMMIAMGLWMPVKVYLLDW from the coding sequence ATGCCCCAAGATACAGCTAAAACAGCCCAGCTTTACAGAATGGTCATGCCTGACCACCTATGCCCCTACGGCCTCAAGTCAAAAGACTTGCTTGATCGTGAGGGGTATGAGGTGGAGGATCACCATCTAACCACAAGAGAAGAGACGGACGTCTTCATGAAACGGCACGGGGTCGAGACGACACCGCAAACGTGGATCAATAACGAGCGTATCGGAGGATATGACGACCTGCGGGTCCATTTTGGCATCGATAAGCCAGAAAGCGAGCGTTCGGATGCATCTTACAAGCCTGTGATAGCGATCTTTTCTGTAGCATTTCTAATGTCGCTCGGATTGTCCTGGTTCGCTTTTGAGAGCGTCGTCACCCTTCGTGCCTTTGAATGGTTTATCGCGATCTCGATGTGCTTCCTCGCGGTGCAAAAGTTGCAGGACATCGAAAGTTTTTCGACGATGTTCTTGAACTATGACCTGCTGGCCCGTCGCTGGGTGCGTTATGGCTACATCTATCCCTTCGGGGAGGCATTGGCCGGGATACTGATGGTCGCTGGGGCGCTTACTTGGCTGTCTGCACCCGTCGCCTTGTTCATCGGAACAATTGGCGCTGCATCAGTGGCCAAAGCGGTTTACATCGACAAGCGGGACCTGAAATGCGCTTGTGTCGGGGGCAGTAGCAATGTCCCACTTGGCTTTGTATCTCTCACTGAGAACCTCATGATGATTGCAATGGGCCTTTGGATGCCGGTGAAGGTGTATCTGCTCGACTGGTAG
- a CDS encoding DUF305 domain-containing protein yields MSYWRFAAMIATSTVVMFILMYLNTFLWDHIFWSETRAYMAVLMGATMAIIMLGFMLSMYSNKAINAAIVLGAAVAFAGSLWLVRSQITVGDTSYMRAMIPHHSIAIMTSGRANIQDARVRKLADGIIFAQDKEIAEMRYLINEIEASGKITENSMSGPAKIVSLQDALATAEVSIVDPEFVTQEDIKQLFPDGAACTFSYTTQSPPSVVIGQVDGTAAALVKLSGDLVRLEADESGRTLTADGIAMRISAPDRADSLGSVDSAPAKANLVLELDAGLRAGYRGFYRCRT; encoded by the coding sequence ATGTCATACTGGAGATTTGCAGCCATGATTGCGACCTCGACGGTCGTGATGTTCATTTTGATGTATCTGAACACCTTTCTTTGGGACCATATATTCTGGTCCGAAACCCGCGCCTATATGGCAGTGCTGATGGGTGCCACGATGGCGATCATCATGCTGGGCTTCATGCTGTCGATGTATTCAAACAAGGCCATCAACGCGGCGATCGTCCTGGGCGCTGCCGTGGCCTTCGCTGGCTCGCTCTGGTTGGTGCGGAGCCAGATCACTGTGGGCGACACCAGCTATATGCGTGCCATGATCCCGCACCATTCCATTGCTATCATGACGTCGGGCCGTGCCAATATCCAAGATGCGCGCGTGCGCAAACTGGCCGATGGGATCATCTTTGCGCAAGACAAAGAGATCGCCGAGATGCGCTATCTCATCAATGAAATCGAAGCGTCGGGTAAAATCACAGAGAACAGCATGAGTGGCCCCGCGAAGATCGTCTCGTTGCAAGACGCGCTTGCGACCGCGGAGGTGTCCATCGTCGATCCCGAATTTGTGACCCAAGAGGACATCAAACAACTCTTTCCAGATGGTGCCGCCTGTACCTTCAGCTATACCACGCAAAGCCCTCCATCTGTCGTCATCGGTCAGGTGGATGGCACTGCGGCGGCATTGGTCAAGCTCAGCGGCGATCTGGTCCGGCTGGAGGCTGATGAATCGGGGCGCACGCTGACGGCGGATGGCATTGCGATGCGTATCAGTGCGCCCGACAGGGCCGACAGCTTGGGTTCCGTCGACAGCGCGCCGGCCAAGGCCAACCTTGTCCTCGAACTCGATGCAGGGTTGCGCGCTGGATATCGCGGTTTCTACCGTTGCCGAACCTGA
- the cueR gene encoding Cu(I)-responsive transcriptional regulator, which yields MNIGDVAARSGLPAKTIRYYEDIGLVKPLRSANGYRTFRESDVHKLAFLGRARALGFSIEDCRGLIKLYEDTERESAEVKKIAEDHLTRIDAKIAELTEMRATLATLVHACAGDHRPDCPILADLASKQQNLKVKQTG from the coding sequence ATGAATATCGGAGATGTCGCCGCCCGATCGGGCCTGCCCGCCAAAACGATCCGCTACTACGAGGATATCGGCCTCGTGAAACCCCTGCGCAGCGCCAATGGCTATCGGACGTTTCGCGAGAGCGACGTTCACAAGCTGGCGTTTCTGGGTCGCGCCCGCGCGCTTGGTTTCAGTATTGAGGATTGTCGAGGCCTGATTAAGCTGTATGAGGATACCGAGCGTGAGAGCGCTGAAGTCAAGAAGATCGCCGAAGATCATCTGACCCGGATTGACGCCAAGATTGCGGAGTTGACCGAAATGCGTGCGACCCTCGCGACTTTGGTGCATGCATGCGCGGGTGACCACCGCCCAGATTGCCCCATCCTGGCCGACCTGGCGTCGAAGCAGCAAAACCTTAAGGTGAAACAGACTGGTTAG